One Telluria mixta DNA window includes the following coding sequences:
- a CDS encoding P-II family nitrogen regulator has protein sequence MKQITCVIKPFKLDEVREALAEVNVTGLTVTEVKGFGRQKGHTELYRGAEYVVDFLPKVKIEVVVDDALTEQVVDAIIKAARTGKIGDGKIFVQEVEQVIRIRTGETGPDAV, from the coding sequence ATGAAACAGATTACCTGCGTGATCAAGCCGTTCAAACTGGATGAAGTGCGCGAAGCGCTGGCCGAAGTGAACGTCACCGGCCTGACCGTCACGGAAGTGAAGGGCTTCGGCCGCCAGAAGGGCCACACGGAACTGTACCGCGGCGCCGAATACGTGGTCGACTTCCTGCCCAAGGTGAAGATCGAAGTGGTGGTCGACGATGCGCTGACCGAGCAGGTCGTGGACGCCATCATCAAGGCTGCGCGTACGGGCAAGATCGGCGACGGCAAGATCTTCGTGCAGGAAGTGGAGCAGGTGATCCGTATCCGTACGGGCGAGACGGGGCCGGACGCCGTGTAA
- a CDS encoding NAD(+) synthase, whose translation MDKRFFNLYSHDFARVAVASPRCKVADPAFNAQETIRLARQAAEQGAVLAAFPELGLSAYTCDDLFHQRALLDAVLDALAEVVAASSTLPLALVVGAPLRVNHVLFNCAVVVAGGRILGVVPKSYLPNYGEFYESRQFSPADNAAVDRITLLGQDVAFGPEQIFELENQPLFRFHVEICEDVWVPVPPSSYAALAGATVLVNLSASNVVVGKSGYRHQLVSQQSARCLAAYLYTSAGRGESTTDMAWDGQSLIYEKGDKLAESERFLADSHIIFGDVDLERLSVDRMHTTTFAQSVRRHAHEVEKFRVQTFAVPLPLDKDLPLARLVERFPYVPADGRRRDERCTEVYNIQVQALVQRLQSSGHQKVVIGVSGGLDSTHALLVCAKAMDKLDLPRTNILAYTMPGFATSERTLRQARELMRVVGCTAHEIDIRPSCIQMLKDLGHPYAEGAEQYDVTFENVQAGERTSHLFRLANHHHAIVIGTGDLSELALGWCTYGVGDHMSHYNVNASVPKTLISHLVRWVADTNQIGDTGSDVLINVLETEISPELVPGKTGTGKEEGKPAQVTEDFIGPYELQDFNLYYTLRYGFGPAKVAFLSWSAWQDRAAGPWPEGGSPARNQYDLAAIKKNLGIFLWRFFKTSQFKRSCVPNGPKVGNGGSLSPRGDWRAPSDSEATVWMDQLARIPD comes from the coding sequence ATGGATAAGCGATTCTTCAACCTGTATTCCCATGACTTCGCGCGCGTCGCCGTCGCCAGCCCGCGCTGTAAGGTCGCCGACCCCGCGTTCAATGCGCAGGAAACGATCCGCCTGGCACGCCAAGCCGCAGAGCAGGGCGCCGTGCTGGCCGCGTTCCCCGAACTGGGGCTGTCGGCCTACACGTGCGACGACCTGTTCCACCAGCGCGCGCTGCTCGACGCCGTGCTGGACGCGCTGGCCGAGGTGGTCGCGGCATCGAGCACATTGCCGCTGGCCCTCGTCGTCGGCGCGCCGCTGCGCGTCAACCACGTGCTGTTCAACTGCGCCGTGGTCGTCGCGGGTGGCCGCATCCTGGGTGTGGTCCCGAAAAGCTATCTGCCCAATTATGGCGAATTTTACGAAAGTCGGCAGTTCAGTCCCGCGGACAACGCGGCCGTCGACCGGATCACCCTGCTGGGCCAGGACGTAGCCTTCGGTCCGGAACAGATCTTCGAGCTGGAAAACCAGCCGCTGTTCCGCTTCCACGTCGAGATCTGCGAAGACGTGTGGGTGCCGGTCCCGCCGTCCTCGTATGCCGCGCTGGCCGGCGCGACGGTGCTGGTGAACCTGTCGGCGTCGAACGTCGTGGTGGGCAAGAGCGGCTACCGGCACCAGCTCGTGTCGCAGCAGTCGGCGCGCTGCCTGGCGGCCTACCTGTACACGTCGGCGGGCCGGGGCGAATCGACGACGGACATGGCGTGGGACGGCCAGTCGCTGATCTACGAAAAGGGCGACAAGCTGGCCGAGTCCGAGCGCTTCCTGGCCGATTCGCACATCATCTTCGGCGACGTCGACCTGGAACGCCTGTCGGTCGACCGCATGCACACGACGACGTTCGCGCAATCCGTGCGCCGCCATGCGCACGAAGTCGAAAAATTCCGCGTGCAGACCTTCGCCGTGCCGCTGCCGCTCGACAAGGACCTGCCGCTGGCCCGCCTCGTCGAGCGCTTCCCGTACGTGCCGGCCGACGGCCGCCGCCGCGACGAGCGCTGCACGGAGGTTTACAACATCCAGGTGCAGGCGCTCGTGCAGCGGCTGCAGTCGTCCGGGCACCAGAAGGTCGTCATTGGAGTGTCTGGCGGCCTGGATTCCACGCATGCGCTGCTCGTCTGCGCCAAGGCGATGGACAAGCTGGACCTGCCGCGCACGAACATCCTCGCCTACACGATGCCGGGCTTCGCGACGAGCGAGCGCACCTTGCGCCAGGCGCGCGAACTGATGCGCGTCGTCGGCTGCACGGCGCACGAGATCGACATCCGCCCCAGCTGCATCCAGATGCTGAAGGACCTCGGCCACCCGTATGCGGAAGGCGCCGAGCAGTACGACGTCACGTTCGAGAACGTGCAGGCGGGCGAGCGCACGAGCCATTTGTTCCGCCTCGCGAACCACCATCATGCGATCGTGATCGGCACGGGCGACCTGTCCGAGCTGGCGCTGGGCTGGTGCACGTACGGCGTGGGCGACCATATGTCGCACTACAACGTCAACGCGAGCGTGCCGAAGACGCTCATCTCGCACCTCGTGCGCTGGGTCGCCGACACGAACCAGATCGGCGACACGGGTTCCGACGTCCTGATCAACGTGCTGGAGACGGAGATTTCGCCGGAGCTGGTGCCGGGCAAGACGGGCACGGGCAAGGAAGAGGGCAAGCCGGCGCAGGTGACGGAAGACTTCATCGGTCCGTACGAGCTGCAGGATTTCAACCTGTACTACACCTTACGCTACGGCTTTGGGCCGGCGAAGGTGGCCTTCCTGTCGTGGAGCGCGTGGCAGGATCGCGCCGCCGGTCCGTGGCCGGAAGGCGGCAGCCCGGCGCGCAATCAGTACGACCTGGCGGCGATCAAGAAAAACCTCGGCATTTTCCTGTGGCGCTTCTTCAAGACGAGCCAGTTCAAGCGCTCCTGCGTGCCGAACGGGCCGAAGGTCGGCAACGGCGGCTCGCTGTCCCCGCGCGGCGACTGGCGCGCGCCGAGCGACTCGGAAGCGACCGTGTGGATGGACCAGCTGGCGAGGATTCCGGACTGA
- a CDS encoding GNAT family N-acetyltransferase, translating to MNYRTHIVSSLSEIGQADWDSLVALQASPNPFLSFAFLHALHESGSATPETGWQPQYIALYDKDERLAAALPLYVKGHSYGEYVFDWAWANAYQEHGLEYYPKLLSAIPFTPVSGPRLLARDAHARAALVDVLVKTQKATDVSSTHVLFPPDEQAKQLADAGFLLRSGVQFHWMNAGYATFDDFLATLEQKKRKNIRAERRKVREAGVTLRRVRGPDITDEEWRFFTRCYRNTYSEHFSKPYLNLDFFRRIGKTMPENLLLVIAQRDGHPIAASLVVHDKTTLYGRYWGALEHVPCLHFEAAYYQPLEFCIEQGIQVFEGGAQGEHKMARGFLPTRTWSAHWLAHPSFADAVERFLEREAGGIDDYIDELNDRNPFRT from the coding sequence TTGAATTATCGCACGCATATCGTTTCTTCTCTGTCCGAGATCGGGCAGGCGGACTGGGACTCCCTCGTGGCCCTGCAGGCCTCGCCGAACCCCTTCCTGTCCTTTGCCTTCCTGCATGCCCTGCACGAATCCGGCAGCGCGACGCCGGAGACGGGCTGGCAGCCGCAATACATCGCCCTGTACGACAAGGATGAGCGCCTGGCCGCTGCCCTGCCCCTGTACGTAAAAGGCCATTCGTACGGCGAATACGTGTTCGACTGGGCCTGGGCCAACGCCTACCAGGAGCATGGACTCGAGTATTACCCGAAGCTGCTGTCCGCGATCCCGTTCACGCCCGTGAGCGGCCCGCGCCTGCTCGCGCGCGACGCGCATGCGCGGGCGGCGCTCGTCGACGTGCTCGTGAAAACGCAGAAGGCGACGGACGTCTCGTCCACGCACGTCCTGTTCCCGCCGGACGAGCAGGCGAAGCAGCTCGCCGACGCCGGCTTCCTGCTGCGCAGCGGCGTGCAGTTCCACTGGATGAATGCGGGCTACGCGACCTTCGACGACTTCCTCGCGACGCTCGAACAGAAGAAGCGCAAGAACATCCGCGCCGAACGGCGCAAGGTGCGCGAGGCGGGCGTGACGTTGCGGCGCGTGCGCGGGCCGGACATCACCGACGAGGAATGGCGCTTCTTCACGCGCTGCTACCGCAACACCTACTCGGAACACTTCTCCAAGCCCTACCTGAACCTGGACTTCTTCCGCCGCATCGGCAAGACGATGCCGGAGAACCTGCTGCTCGTGATCGCGCAACGGGACGGCCACCCGATCGCGGCGTCCCTCGTCGTGCACGACAAGACGACCCTGTACGGCCGCTACTGGGGGGCGCTGGAACACGTGCCCTGCCTGCACTTCGAGGCGGCCTATTACCAGCCGCTGGAATTCTGCATCGAGCAGGGCATCCAGGTGTTCGAGGGCGGCGCCCAGGGCGAGCACAAGATGGCGCGGGGTTTCCTGCCGACGCGGACCTGGTCGGCGCACTGGCTCGCGCATCCGTCGTTTGCCGATGCCGTCGAGCGCTTCCTGGAACGGGAGGCCGGCGGCATCGACGATTACATCGATGAGCTCAACGACCGGAATCCGTTCCGAACGTGA